Proteins from one Cystobacter ferrugineus genomic window:
- a CDS encoding response regulator, producing the protein MSTILLVDDEIEFLDLYTEVLELMDHRVLRARDGREALHLAQQRHPDLVVTDWQMPRMTGVELCQHLVQDEVLRDIPIIMHSAATDPHAPGVTAFLSKCAELSEFEEVVNQALIDSGAEAQGPPHGPRPSDLSRASRETLWQRDEACSLMQ; encoded by the coding sequence ATGAGCACCATTTTGCTAGTCGATGACGAAATCGAGTTCCTCGATCTCTACACGGAGGTCCTGGAGTTGATGGATCATCGGGTATTGCGCGCCCGGGATGGACGCGAAGCGCTGCACCTTGCCCAGCAACGGCATCCGGATCTGGTGGTGACCGACTGGCAGATGCCGCGCATGACGGGAGTGGAGTTGTGCCAGCACCTCGTCCAGGACGAGGTGCTGCGCGACATCCCCATCATCATGCACAGCGCCGCGACGGACCCGCACGCTCCCGGGGTAACCGCCTTCCTCTCCAAATGCGCGGAGCTGAGCGAGTTCGAGGAAGTGGTGAACCAGGCCCTCATCGACTCCGGCGCCGAGGCGCAGGGCCCTCCCCATGGGCCGCGCCCGAGCGACCTGTCCCGTGCCTCCCGAGAGACCCTCTGGCAGCGCGATGAGGCGTGCTCGCTCATGCAGTGA
- a CDS encoding cold-shock protein: MATGTVKWFNDSKGFGFIAQDGGEDVFCHHTAIQSDGFRTLAEGQRVEFDVKRGPKGLQAENVRVTG; encoded by the coding sequence ATGGCAACTGGCACCGTGAAGTGGTTCAACGATTCGAAGGGCTTCGGTTTCATCGCGCAGGATGGTGGCGAGGATGTGTTCTGCCACCACACCGCCATCCAGTCGGACGGCTTCCGCACCCTGGCCGAGGGCCAGCGGGTGGAGTTCGACGTGAAGCGCGGCCCCAAGGGACTGCAGGCCGAGAACGTGCGCGTCACCGGCTGA
- a CDS encoding DUF4476 domain-containing protein — protein MKALFAALALLTAFAASAQTPPPSAEATGLAPPGVSASARSGDAESWRGGRSTQVVVEREDLERRLARLESLLKESERGRRGDGRLNEAYQELAALRQVVARAPEARGGYNGPPSRPPAPPSPAVSAVSEQRLRDILNAVSRESFSSEKLRVLETASRGDYFLVSQVARAVDQFSFSADRLSVVRMLWPRVLDRQNGYQLNGSFSFSNDKQELQRIISG, from the coding sequence ATGAAAGCCCTGTTCGCCGCCCTGGCCCTGCTCACCGCGTTCGCCGCCTCCGCCCAGACCCCTCCTCCCTCGGCTGAGGCCACGGGCTTGGCGCCTCCGGGTGTTTCCGCGAGTGCGCGCTCCGGTGACGCCGAGTCCTGGCGCGGGGGCAGGAGCACACAGGTGGTGGTCGAGCGCGAGGACCTGGAGCGGCGCCTGGCCCGTCTGGAATCACTGCTGAAGGAGTCCGAGCGTGGCCGGCGCGGCGATGGCCGGCTGAACGAGGCGTACCAGGAGCTCGCCGCCCTGCGCCAGGTGGTGGCCCGCGCACCCGAGGCGCGCGGTGGCTACAACGGCCCGCCGTCACGTCCGCCCGCTCCGCCCTCGCCCGCGGTCTCGGCCGTCTCGGAGCAGCGGCTGCGCGACATCCTCAACGCCGTGTCGCGCGAGTCCTTCTCCTCGGAGAAGCTGCGCGTCCTCGAGACGGCCAGCCGAGGGGACTACTTCCTCGTGAGCCAGGTGGCGCGGGCGGTCGACCAGTTCTCCTTCTCCGCGGACCGGCTGTCCGTGGTGCGCATGTTGTGGCCGCGCGTGCTGGATCGGCAGAACGGCTACCAGCTCAACGGCTCGTTCTCGTTCTCCAACGACAAGCAGGAACTGCAGCGCATCATCTCCGGCTGA